From Gigantopelta aegis isolate Gae_Host chromosome 11, Gae_host_genome, whole genome shotgun sequence, the proteins below share one genomic window:
- the LOC121385536 gene encoding translin-like produces MSVGAKPGIFSDFQEYLNADHQLREEIRTVVHDIEQTAREIQTKLQLIHQAEGIKKVSTICKEARDDFSKVRDQIAKLAEKIPNNQYYRFHDQWRFVLQRLTSLAALITYLETETLIGRDEAAAMIGVKVKRDDGFHIDLDDYLMGLLQVATELSRLAITQ; encoded by the exons ATGTCTGTGGGTGCGAAACCAGGAATTTTTTCTGACTTTCAGGAGTATCTTAATGCTGATCACCAGTTACGTGAA GAAATTCGAACGGTTGTTCATGACATTGAGCAGACGGCCCGAGAGATTCAGACCAAGCTGCAGCTTATCCACCAAGCAGAAGGAATTAAAAAAG ttaGCACAATATGCAAAGAAGCCAGAGATGATTTCAGTAAAGTCAGGGACCAGATTGCTAAACTGGCGGAGAAAATCCCGAATAACCAGTACTACAG ATTTCACGATCAGTGGAGATTCGTCTTACAGAGACTGACAAGTCTAGCAGCACTAATCACCTACCTTGAGACAGAGACACTGATTGGACGAGATGAGGCAGCCGCTATGATTGGTG TAAAAGTGAAACGAGACGATGGATTTCACATAGACCTGGATGACTATCTGATGGGCTTGCTGCAAGTTGCCACGGAACTG tcTCGACTTGCGATCACTCAGTGA
- the LOC121385219 gene encoding methylsterol monooxygenase 1-like, with amino-acid sequence MMNATSIPEIIAPLYLANEYLPENPLKAPFRDAWNSMNENYTKFQIATWGSLIVHEFVYFAACLPAFLFQFMPFMRRFKIQPDRPETFDKQWKCFKLLMFSHFCIQLPMITGTYYFTEFFNIPYDWDHMPAWWDIGLRVFGCAVIEDTWHYFLHWALHDRRIYKYIHKLHHNFQAPFGMTAEYAHPLETIILGLGFFIGIMTFANHIILLWAWVTIRLLETIDVHSGYDIPYLNIFHLFPFYAGSRFHDFHHYNFTGNYGSTFTWWDKLFKTDSQFYEYQAKVQAGKVSKKDT; translated from the exons ATGATGAACGCAACAAGTATTCCTGAAATTATTGCTCCGTTGTATTTGGCAAATGAATATTTGCCAGAAAATCCGCTGAAAGCGCCGTTCCGAGATGCGTGGAATTCTATGAACGAAAACTACACAAAGTTTCAGATTGCGACATGGGGATCTCTTATTGTACACGAG tttgtGTACTTCGCAGCATGTTTGCCTGCATTTCTCTTCCAATTCATGCCGTTCATGAGAAGATTTAAGATACAGCCA GATAGACCGGAAACCTTTGATAAACAATGGAAATGTTTCAAGCTGCTCATGTTCAGTCATTTCTGTATCCAG CTGCCCATGATAACTGGTACATACTACTTCACAGAGTTTTTCAACATCCCGTATGATTGGGACCACATGCCAGCATG GTGGGACATTGGGTTGCGAGTGTTTGGCTGTGCGGTGATAGAGGACACGTGGCACTACTTCCTGCACTGGGCGCTGCACGACAGGAGGATTTACAAATACATCCACAAGCTTCACCACAACTTCCAG gcTCCATTTGGAATGACTGCAGAGTATGCTCACCCACTTGAGACAATTA TTCTTGGCTTGGGTTTCTTCATCGGGATCATGACATTCGCAAATCATATCATCTTGCTGTGGGCTTGGGTGACCATCCGCCTCCTCGAAACCATAGACGTGCATAGCGGCTACGATATCCCTTATCTGAACATCTTTCATCTCTTCCCATTCTACGCAG GGTCTCGGTTCCACGACTTCCACCACTACAACTTCACTGGGAACTACGGTTCAACGTTCACGTGGTGGGACAAGCTGTTCAAGACAGACTCGCAGTTCTATGAGTACCAGGCCAAGGTCCAGGCTGGCAAAGTCAGCAAAAAAGAcacatga